The Streptomyces armeniacus genomic interval CTGCCCCGCTACGACTACGAGCACTACAGCCGGCTCGCCGGCCCGCTCTCGCAGCCCGACCGGGACAAGCCGTACCGCGTCAAGTACCGCAGTCTGCTCGCCGACGAGCCGCACCGGATACGGGCCGCCTTCCTCCTCTGCCTCGCCCCGCTGCTCTCCGCGGGGCTGCTGTTCTGGCTGATGCAGCCTCAGCACTGGACGGAGCGCGACGGCGGCGAGGTCTCCGACCTGGTACTGAAGCTCGACATCGTGATGCTCGTCGCGATCGGCCTCATCGAGCTGTTCCGGACCCTGAACGTCCTCTCGAACGCGCATGCCACCCTCGTCGCCCGGGATCCCATCCCCGTGGTGCCGGAGTCGGGCACCCGTGTCGCGTTCCTGACCTCGTTCGTGCCCGGCAAGGAACCGCTGGAGATGGTCACCAAGACCCTCGAGGCGGCCGTGAAGATCCGGCACCGCGGGACGATGCACGTCTGGCTGCTGGACGAGGGCGACGACCCGGAGGTGAAGGAGGTCTGCCGCCGGCTGGGCGTCCGCCACTTCAGCCGCAAGGGCGTGGACCGCTGGAACCAGGCCAAGGGCCCGCACCGCGCCAAGACCAAGCACGGCAACTACAACGCCTGGCTCGACGCGCACGGCGGCGACTACGACTACTTCGCCTCCGTCGACACCGACCACGTGCCGCTGCCGAACTACCTGGAGCGGATGCTGGGCTACTTCCGCGACCCGGACGTCGGCTTCGTCATCGGCCCGCAGGTGTACGGCAACTACGACAACTTCGTCACCAAGGCCGCCGAGAGCCAGCAGTTCCTCTTCCACGCCCTGATCCAGCGGGCGGGCAACGCCTATGAGGCGCCGATGTTCGTCGGCACCAGCAACGCCGTACGGATCAAGGCACTGAAGGGCATCGGCGGGCTGTACGACTCCATCACGGAGGACATGGCCACCGGCTTCGAGATGCACCGCGCGAAGAACCCGGAGACGGGCAAGCGGTGGCGTTCGGTCTACACGCCGGACGTGCTCGCCGTCGGCGAGGGCCCGAACGCCTGGACGGACTTTTTCACGCAGCAGCTCCGCTGGTCCCGCGGCACGTACGAGACGATACTCAAGCAGTACTGGCGCGGGCTGTTCACGCTGGGTCCGGGCAAGCTGTTCAACTACACGATGCTGATGATCTTCTACCCGATCTCGGCGCTGAACTGGATACTGGCCGCCCTCAGCTGCGCCCTCTTCCTGGGCCTCGGGGCGTCCGGTGTGCAGATCGACCCGACGATCTGGATGATGCTCTACGGCAACGCCTCCGCGCTCC includes:
- a CDS encoding glycosyltransferase family 2 protein; the encoded protein is MTSTPDGSRQPQRPAENPAPPRPAPDPAQTARLRLPRHHRSGSTGSTGSNPTLGRGLRWPRKALPRYDYEHYSRLAGPLSQPDRDKPYRVKYRSLLADEPHRIRAAFLLCLAPLLSAGLLFWLMQPQHWTERDGGEVSDLVLKLDIVMLVAIGLIELFRTLNVLSNAHATLVARDPIPVVPESGTRVAFLTSFVPGKEPLEMVTKTLEAAVKIRHRGTMHVWLLDEGDDPEVKEVCRRLGVRHFSRKGVDRWNQAKGPHRAKTKHGNYNAWLDAHGGDYDYFASVDTDHVPLPNYLERMLGYFRDPDVGFVIGPQVYGNYDNFVTKAAESQQFLFHALIQRAGNAYEAPMFVGTSNAVRIKALKGIGGLYDSITEDMATGFEMHRAKNPETGKRWRSVYTPDVLAVGEGPNAWTDFFTQQLRWSRGTYETILKQYWRGLFTLGPGKLFNYTMLMIFYPISALNWILAALSCALFLGLGASGVQIDPTIWMMLYGNASALQIGLYIWNRRHNVSPHEPEGSGGLAGMLMSALSAPIYARSLFDTVLRRKSKFVVTPKGDSASPDTFFGTFRVHLFFILIFGGSLGGSFYLGHDHPAMLTWATLALLITAAPIIGWRVTLRAERKKRKHGRTGPPDGRSSDQDQDGQGPPPGGPPPPGAAGPARPSWSATSDETMQIALGGRER